A single Stutzerimonas stutzeri DNA region contains:
- the folC gene encoding bifunctional tetrahydrofolate synthase/dihydrofolate synthase, protein MTRRSLQDWLEYLEQLHPTAIDMGLDRCRAVATRLGLSRPAPQVVTVTGTNGKGSTCAFIAQMFTEQGKTVGVYSSPHLLRYNERVRLNGVDASDEALCDAFEAVERARGSVSLTYFEMGTLAAFWLFEREALDAVVLEVGLGGRLDAVNLVDADVAVVTNIGLDHAEWLGTTRESVAFEKAGIFRTARPAVCGDRSPPDSLLEVAAGSGVPLWVRGRDFDLVKEAGCWHWHGKDRAGEALRLPNLPLLGLPLENAAVALQAFVLIEPCWHPQRLVEALCKTRVTGRLDRRTIRWRGRDLTILLDVGHNPHAATYLAGQLQQQRIAGRRLAVFGLLADKDLSGVIDPLLPVVDAWAVAPLATPRSRSADELSLALLERGATVTIYPEISEALERQCDQAIEGDEIVLFGSFYCVAEALNWLERHAANGGYGRGG, encoded by the coding sequence ATGACCCGGCGGAGCCTGCAGGACTGGCTCGAGTACCTCGAGCAGCTGCATCCGACTGCCATCGACATGGGCCTTGATCGCTGCCGTGCGGTGGCGACCCGGCTTGGACTCAGCCGTCCGGCACCTCAGGTCGTCACCGTCACCGGCACCAATGGCAAAGGGTCGACCTGCGCATTCATCGCGCAGATGTTCACCGAGCAGGGCAAAACGGTGGGCGTCTACAGCTCCCCGCATCTTTTGCGCTACAACGAGCGTGTGCGCCTCAACGGCGTGGACGCCAGCGACGAAGCGCTCTGCGACGCCTTCGAGGCAGTTGAGCGCGCTCGTGGCTCCGTGTCCTTGACCTATTTCGAGATGGGTACGCTCGCGGCGTTCTGGCTGTTCGAGCGTGAGGCGCTGGATGCCGTCGTGCTTGAAGTCGGGCTCGGTGGTCGTCTCGATGCGGTGAACCTGGTCGACGCCGACGTGGCGGTGGTCACCAACATCGGCCTGGATCATGCCGAGTGGCTGGGTACCACCCGCGAAAGCGTGGCGTTCGAGAAGGCTGGCATATTCCGCACTGCAAGGCCTGCCGTCTGCGGCGACCGCTCGCCGCCGGACTCCCTCCTTGAAGTGGCCGCCGGGTCCGGGGTGCCGTTATGGGTGCGTGGCCGCGATTTCGATCTGGTGAAAGAAGCAGGCTGCTGGCACTGGCATGGCAAGGACAGGGCGGGTGAGGCGCTTCGACTGCCGAACCTGCCCCTGCTTGGGTTGCCGCTGGAGAACGCGGCGGTGGCGTTGCAGGCGTTTGTCCTGATCGAACCCTGCTGGCATCCGCAGCGGCTGGTCGAGGCGTTGTGCAAGACCCGGGTCACCGGCCGCCTGGATCGTCGGACGATTCGCTGGCGGGGGCGTGACCTGACGATATTGCTCGATGTCGGTCACAACCCCCACGCAGCGACCTATCTGGCCGGACAGCTCCAACAACAGCGCATCGCGGGTCGTCGACTCGCGGTGTTCGGCTTGTTGGCTGACAAGGATCTGTCCGGCGTGATCGACCCCTTGTTGCCGGTCGTCGATGCCTGGGCGGTCGCGCCGTTGGCCACGCCTCGCTCCCGTTCTGCAGATGAGTTGAGTTTGGCATTGCTGGAACGGGGCGCGACCGTCACTATCTACCCGGAAATATCAGAAGCCCTCGAACGGCAGTGCGATCAGGCGATCGAGGGGGACGAGATCGTGCTGTTCGGATCTTTTTATTGCGTGGCCGAGGCGCTGAACTGGCTCGAGCGGCACGCGGCGAATGGAGGGTATGGACGTGGTGGATAG
- the accD gene encoding acetyl-CoA carboxylase, carboxyltransferase subunit beta → MSNWLVDKLIPSIMRSETQKSSVPEGLWHKCPSCEAVLYRPELEKTLDVCPKCQHHMRIDARTRLDIFLDKEGREEIAAELEPVDRLKFRDSKKYKDRLSAAQKQTGEKDALIAMSGTLMRMPVVACAFEFSFMGGSMGAIVGERFVRAANVALEQRCPLVCFAASGGARMQEALISLMQMAKTSAVLARMREEGLPFISVLTDPVYGGVSASLAMLGDVIVAEPKALIGFAGPRVIEQTVREKLPEGFQRSEFLLDHGAIDLIIPRAELRARLSRLLAQLQQLPTPTEPALVTAGA, encoded by the coding sequence ATGAGCAACTGGCTGGTAGACAAGCTGATCCCTTCGATCATGCGCTCGGAAACGCAGAAGAGCTCAGTGCCCGAAGGCCTGTGGCACAAGTGCCCATCTTGCGAGGCGGTCCTGTATCGCCCGGAGCTGGAGAAGACGCTGGATGTCTGCCCGAAGTGTCAGCATCACATGCGCATCGATGCGCGCACGCGCCTGGACATCTTTCTCGATAAGGAAGGGCGCGAAGAGATCGCCGCTGAACTCGAGCCTGTCGACCGGCTGAAGTTTCGTGACAGCAAGAAGTACAAGGACCGTCTCTCCGCTGCGCAGAAGCAGACCGGGGAAAAAGATGCATTGATCGCCATGAGTGGGACCCTGATGCGCATGCCGGTGGTGGCGTGTGCATTCGAATTCTCGTTCATGGGCGGCTCCATGGGCGCGATCGTTGGCGAGCGCTTCGTCCGTGCCGCCAACGTTGCGCTGGAACAGCGCTGCCCTCTGGTCTGCTTCGCCGCATCCGGTGGCGCGCGGATGCAGGAGGCGCTGATCTCGCTGATGCAGATGGCCAAGACCTCCGCGGTGCTGGCCCGGATGCGCGAAGAAGGGCTGCCGTTCATTTCCGTCCTGACCGATCCGGTGTATGGCGGTGTTTCGGCAAGCCTGGCCATGCTGGGCGACGTCATCGTCGCCGAGCCCAAGGCGTTGATCGGCTTTGCCGGACCGCGCGTGATCGAGCAGACCGTGCGCGAGAAGCTGCCTGAGGGATTCCAGCGCAGCGAGTTCCTGCTTGACCACGGCGCCATCGACCTGATCATCCCGCGTGCCGAGCTGCGTGCTCGCCTGTCGCGTCTCCTGGCGCAGCTGCAGCAGCTGCCGACACCCACCGAGCCGGCATTGGTGACGGCCGGCGCATGA
- the truA gene encoding tRNA pseudouridine(38-40) synthase TruA: MTEAVSDAAASSAAADVFRIALGVEYKGSRYRGFQRQRDGVPSVQLSLENALSKVAGGHPVVLSCAGRTDALVHACAQVVHFDTPVTRSMHAWVMGANMNLPGDISVTWAKEMPRSFDARFSAMARRYRYVIYNDPIRPAHLAEEVTWNHRPLDIDRMREAARAFVGTHDFSAFRARQCQAKSPIKTIHHLELLEHGRLIVIDVRANAFLHHMVRNFAGVLMTIGAGERPVEWAREVLESRIRRTGGVTAHPYGLYLVQVDYPDRFQLPERYLGPHFLSGLRDVRDQPI; encoded by the coding sequence AAGCAGTTTCTGACGCGGCAGCCTCATCGGCTGCCGCAGACGTTTTCAGGATCGCCCTCGGGGTCGAATACAAGGGCTCTCGCTATCGTGGATTCCAGCGGCAACGCGATGGCGTGCCGTCTGTCCAGTTATCGCTTGAGAATGCACTGAGCAAAGTGGCCGGCGGCCACCCGGTCGTGCTGAGTTGTGCCGGGCGCACCGATGCGCTCGTTCACGCCTGCGCCCAGGTGGTCCATTTCGACACGCCAGTGACGCGCTCCATGCACGCCTGGGTCATGGGTGCGAACATGAACCTGCCGGGCGATATCAGCGTGACCTGGGCCAAGGAAATGCCCAGGAGCTTCGACGCGCGTTTCAGTGCCATGGCGCGCCGCTATCGGTATGTGATCTACAACGACCCGATTCGCCCCGCGCACCTCGCTGAAGAAGTGACCTGGAACCATCGCCCGCTGGATATCGATCGGATGCGCGAAGCGGCCAGGGCGTTCGTCGGCACCCACGACTTCAGTGCATTCCGGGCGCGCCAGTGCCAGGCGAAATCTCCCATCAAGACGATCCACCACCTCGAGCTGCTCGAGCACGGTCGGCTCATCGTGATCGATGTGCGCGCAAATGCCTTCCTCCATCACATGGTGCGAAACTTCGCCGGCGTGCTGATGACCATCGGAGCCGGCGAGCGGCCGGTCGAGTGGGCGCGTGAGGTACTGGAGTCGCGGATCAGGCGAACCGGCGGTGTTACAGCGCATCCTTATGGTTTGTATCTCGTTCAGGTCGACTATCCCGATCGGTTCCAGTTGCCTGAACGCTACCTTGGGCCGCACTTTCTATCGGGTCTGCGGGATGTTCGAGACCAGCCGATCTGA
- the purF gene encoding amidophosphoribosyltransferase, whose amino-acid sequence MCGIVGIVGKSNVNQALYDALTVLQHRGQDAAGIVTSDGGKLFLRKDNGLVRDVFQQRHMQRLVGNMGIGHVRYPTAGSSSSAEAQPFYVNSPYGITLAHNGNLTNVDQLTKEIYESDLRHVNTNSDSEVLLNVFAHELAVRGKLQPTEEDVFAAVAKVHERCVGGYAVVAMVTGYGIVGFRDPHAIRPIVFGQRHTEQGVEYMIASESVALDVLGFSLIRDLAPGEAVYITVDGKLHTRQCAPNPHYAPCIFEHVYLARSDSLMDGVSVYKARLRMGEKLADKILRERPDHDIDVVIPIPDTSRTAALELANRLGVKFREGFVKNRYIGRTFIMPGQAARKKSVRQKLNAIDLEFRGKNVMLVDDSIVRGTTCKQIIQMAREAGAKNVYFCSAAPAVRYPNVYGIDMPSAHELIAHNRSTEEVAELIGADWLVYQDLPDLIDAVGGGKVKIEHFDCAVFDGKYVTGDIDDVYLHKIEQARNDVSKNKGVAGSAIIDLYNN is encoded by the coding sequence ATGTGTGGCATTGTCGGCATCGTCGGTAAGTCGAACGTCAATCAGGCGTTGTATGACGCGCTTACCGTACTGCAACACCGCGGGCAGGATGCGGCCGGTATCGTGACCAGCGACGGCGGCAAGCTGTTTCTGCGCAAGGACAACGGGCTGGTTCGCGACGTCTTCCAGCAGCGGCATATGCAACGGCTGGTCGGCAACATGGGCATCGGTCATGTGCGTTATCCCACCGCCGGCAGCTCCAGTTCGGCGGAAGCGCAGCCGTTCTACGTGAACTCGCCCTACGGGATTACCCTGGCGCATAACGGCAACCTGACCAACGTCGACCAGTTGACCAAGGAAATCTACGAGTCGGACCTGCGTCACGTGAACACCAATTCCGACTCGGAAGTGCTGCTCAACGTCTTCGCGCACGAACTGGCGGTGCGCGGCAAGCTGCAGCCCACCGAGGAAGACGTGTTCGCCGCTGTGGCCAAGGTGCACGAGCGTTGCGTAGGCGGCTATGCGGTGGTGGCGATGGTGACCGGCTACGGGATCGTCGGCTTCCGCGATCCGCATGCCATCCGCCCCATCGTGTTCGGCCAGCGTCACACGGAGCAAGGCGTCGAGTACATGATCGCATCCGAAAGCGTCGCGCTGGACGTGCTGGGCTTCTCGCTGATTCGCGACCTGGCGCCGGGCGAGGCCGTTTACATCACGGTGGACGGCAAGCTGCATACCCGCCAGTGCGCACCGAATCCTCACTATGCGCCCTGCATCTTCGAACACGTCTACCTGGCCCGTTCCGATTCCCTGATGGACGGGGTCTCGGTATACAAGGCGCGGCTGCGGATGGGTGAGAAGCTCGCCGACAAGATCCTGCGCGAGCGCCCGGACCACGATATCGACGTGGTCATCCCCATCCCCGACACCAGCCGTACGGCCGCACTGGAGCTGGCCAACCGCCTGGGTGTGAAATTCCGCGAGGGCTTCGTCAAGAATCGGTACATCGGTCGAACCTTCATCATGCCGGGCCAGGCGGCGCGCAAGAAGTCCGTGCGGCAGAAGCTCAATGCCATCGACCTGGAGTTCCGCGGCAAGAACGTCATGCTGGTGGACGACTCCATCGTCCGCGGCACGACCTGCAAGCAGATCATCCAGATGGCACGTGAAGCCGGCGCGAAGAACGTTTATTTCTGCTCCGCCGCGCCCGCGGTCCGCTATCCGAACGTCTACGGCATCGACATGCCCAGCGCGCACGAACTGATCGCGCATAACCGCAGTACCGAAGAGGTGGCGGAGTTGATCGGCGCCGATTGGCTGGTCTATCAGGATCTGCCTGATCTGATCGATGCCGTCGGTGGCGGCAAGGTCAAGATCGAGCATTTCGACTGCGCGGTGTTCGACGGCAAATACGTCACCGGCGATATCGACGACGTCTATCTGCACAAGATCGAGCAGGCTCGCAACGACGTGAGCAAGAACAAGGGCGTCGCAGGCAGCGCCATTATCGACCTCTACAACAACTGA
- a CDS encoding phosphoribosylanthranilate isomerase, protein MPIVRSKICGITRVEDALVAAEAGADAIGLVFYARSPRAVDVQQARAIIAALPPFVTTVGLFVNASRCELNEILDAVPLDALQFHGDEAPADCEGFHRPWYKALRVKPGEDIRAQADRYVGASAILLDTFVAGVPGGTGEVFDWSLVPTDLRKPLILAGGLTARNVQQAVAEVRPYAVDVSGGVELSKGIKDAGRVREFVRLVRATM, encoded by the coding sequence TTGCCCATCGTTCGTAGCAAGATATGTGGAATCACGCGTGTCGAGGATGCGCTTGTTGCTGCCGAGGCCGGCGCCGACGCCATAGGCCTGGTGTTCTACGCCAGAAGCCCGCGGGCGGTGGACGTTCAACAGGCGCGTGCCATCATCGCCGCGCTGCCTCCTTTCGTCACGACCGTCGGCCTGTTCGTCAACGCCTCGCGTTGCGAGCTGAACGAGATACTCGATGCGGTACCGCTGGATGCGCTGCAGTTCCACGGCGACGAAGCGCCGGCGGATTGCGAAGGGTTTCACCGCCCTTGGTACAAGGCGCTGCGGGTCAAGCCGGGTGAGGACATTCGCGCGCAGGCCGACCGCTATGTCGGGGCCAGTGCCATTCTGCTCGACACATTCGTCGCCGGCGTTCCGGGCGGGACGGGAGAGGTCTTCGACTGGTCGCTCGTCCCCACTGATCTTCGCAAACCCCTGATACTCGCCGGTGGGCTGACTGCACGGAACGTGCAACAGGCGGTGGCCGAGGTGCGGCCCTACGCCGTCGATGTCAGCGGTGGGGTCGAGCTGAGTAAAGGCATCAAGGATGCCGGGCGCGTTCGCGAGTTCGTTCGGCTGGTCAGGGCGACGATGTGA
- a CDS encoding SPOR domain-containing protein, whose protein sequence is MDVVDRGLMQRIVGALVLVALAVIFVPMLFNREDAGRQVAVDAPPMPDTPVAPVIETQPVEVPEPQAEPFPESFEIIEEGPSAEAEAPSAPITPAPVEPQPAPVPPGPAAVQSPPVEPATAPEQRLDTANLPVSWSVQLASLSSRENAEKLQKTLRAQGYNAYIRTAEGMNRVFVGPLVERAEANRLRDQLQRQQKLNGFVVRFKPEQG, encoded by the coding sequence ATGGACGTGGTGGATAGAGGATTGATGCAGCGTATCGTCGGTGCGCTGGTGCTGGTAGCCCTGGCGGTGATATTCGTTCCGATGCTGTTCAATCGTGAAGATGCCGGCCGTCAGGTGGCCGTGGATGCGCCGCCGATGCCCGATACGCCGGTTGCGCCCGTGATCGAAACGCAGCCTGTGGAGGTTCCCGAGCCGCAGGCCGAGCCCTTCCCAGAGTCGTTCGAGATCATCGAGGAAGGCCCCTCGGCCGAGGCCGAGGCTCCGTCCGCGCCGATCACACCTGCCCCCGTTGAGCCGCAACCCGCCCCGGTGCCGCCTGGACCTGCGGCTGTTCAGTCACCCCCGGTCGAGCCGGCTACAGCGCCAGAACAGCGGCTGGATACGGCCAATCTTCCGGTAAGCTGGTCGGTGCAGTTGGCCAGCCTGTCCAGCCGGGAGAACGCCGAGAAGCTTCAGAAAACACTGCGTGCCCAAGGCTATAACGCCTATATCCGTACCGCCGAGGGCATGAATCGCGTCTTTGTCGGACCGCTCGTGGAGCGGGCCGAAGCCAATCGCCTGCGCGACCAGTTGCAGCGCCAGCAGAAACTGAACGGGTTCGTGGTGCGATTCAAGCCTGAGCAGGGTTGA
- a CDS encoding CvpA family protein, translating to MTLTWVDWAFIAVVVISSLISLKRGFVKEALSLLTWIIAGVVAWMFGGALSHHLAEYISTPSFQVIAACVILFVVTLLVGALVNFLIGELVRVTGLSGTDRFLGMVFGAARGGLLVVVLVGLLSLAPVQQDPWWRESTLLPHFLLVADWSKNLILGFGSQWVAGSLDASG from the coding sequence GTGACGCTCACCTGGGTCGATTGGGCGTTTATCGCCGTTGTGGTCATCTCCAGCCTGATCAGCTTGAAGCGCGGTTTCGTCAAGGAAGCGCTTTCCCTGCTCACCTGGATCATTGCCGGTGTGGTCGCCTGGATGTTCGGCGGTGCGCTGTCGCACCATCTTGCCGAATACATCAGCACGCCATCCTTTCAAGTCATCGCGGCATGCGTGATCTTGTTCGTCGTGACCTTGCTGGTCGGCGCATTGGTGAACTTCCTGATCGGGGAGCTGGTACGGGTGACGGGCCTTTCCGGCACGGATCGCTTTCTCGGCATGGTGTTCGGCGCGGCGCGAGGCGGGTTGCTGGTCGTGGTGCTGGTGGGGCTTCTCAGCCTTGCGCCTGTACAGCAGGACCCCTGGTGGCGTGAATCGACATTGCTGCCGCATTTTCTGTTGGTCGCCGACTGGTCGAAGAACCTGATCCTCGGGTTCGGAAGCCAATGGGTGGCCGGCTCGCTCGATGCTTCCGGCTAA